The following proteins are co-located in the Camelina sativa cultivar DH55 chromosome 12, Cs, whole genome shotgun sequence genome:
- the LOC104733952 gene encoding probable transcription factor At4g00610 translates to MAKKKQPQPPLVTPSPAKEPSEVASPVKKPSELASTSSNKKQPEPLQNPSSESGSESEESGSESEGEEDKTPKNPETDSAPVVANEISGSKSESVSDSESEPTHALAFNSIKSSFSFEVSLHQCTNKIRGLKKKYVKKMKNGGEASITKRHDLMCLARVKEIWGTTDVDVVDSTPVVKSNKNKKEGEEVNRVKNDDDSLMMVDDGDWFERSFIRGAITSFGGVMVDEEAVKAKWRLVPVTKKKGIEDKCKSLEAEEMKCFLLKAEILSEVSSALAKSD, encoded by the coding sequence ATGGCTAAGAAGAAGCAACCTCAGCCTCCTCTGGTTACTCCATCTCCGGCGAAGGAGCCGTCGGAAGTTGCATCTCCGGTTAAGAAGCCGTCAGAACTCGCCTCTACTTCTTCTAATAAGAAGCAACCTGAACCGCTGCAAAATCCATCATCGGAATCTGGTTCAGAGTCAGAAGAATCGGGCTCCGAatctgaaggagaagaagacaaaacaccCAAGAATCCAGAAACTGATTCTGCTCCGGTTGTAGCCAATGAAATCTCAGGTTCAAAGTCTGAGAGTGTATCTGACTCTGAATCTGAGCCAACTCATGCTCTTGCTTTCAATAGTATTAAAAGCTCATTCAGTTTCGAGGTGAGTTTGCATCAGTGCACCAACAAAATCCGgggtttaaagaaaaagtatgtcaagaaaatgaagaacgGTGGTGAGGCCTCAATTACAAAGCGTCATGATCTTATGTGTTTGGCACGTGTTAAGGAGATTTGGGGAACTACTGATGTCGATGTTGTTGACTCTACTCCTGTTGTGAAATCAAACAAGAATAAGAAGGAAGGTGAGGAGGTTAATAGGGTGAAGAATGATGATGACTCTTTGATGATGGTTGACGATGGTGATTGGTTTGAAAGGTCATTTATTCGTGGTGCGATTACGAGTTTTGGTGGTGTGATGGTTGATGAAGAAGCTGTGAAAGCAAAATGGAGGTTGGTACCGGTCACGAAGAAGAAGGGAATCGAGGATAAATGCAAGTCATTGGAAGCTGAGGAGATGAAATGCTTCTTGCTAAAGGCTGAGATTCTGAGTGAGGTGAGTTCTGCTCTTGCTAAATctgactag